Within Paenibacillus sabinae T27, the genomic segment CGAAGGAAGGCGCGGAGAACGAGTACGAGGAAATTACGGAAGAGCAGACCGTCAACAGCATGGTCCCGATCTGGCGCAAGAACAAGAGCGAGCTGAAAGACGAGGATTACGAGAACTTCTATCAGGAGAAGCGCTATGGCTTCGACAAGCCGCTGAAGCACATCCATATCAGCGCCGACGGCGCGGTGGTGTATAACGCAATTCTGTTCATTCCGGAGAATACGCCTTTCGACTATTACACGAAGGAATATGAAAAAGGCCTCGAGCTGTACTCGAACGGCGTCCTCATCATGAACAAATGCGCCGATCTGCTGCCCGACTATTTCAGCTTCGTAAAAGGCATGGTCGATTCCGAGGACCTGTCGCTGAACATCTCCCGTGAGCTGCTTCAGCATGACCGCCAGCTCAGCCTGATCGCGAAGAACATCAAGAACAAGATAAAGAGCGCTCTGCTAAGTCTGCTCAAGGACGAGAGAGAGAAATACGAGAAGTTCTTCGGCGCCTTCGGCCGGGGGCTGAAATTCGGCGTGTACAACGATTACGGCATGAATAAGGACACGCTTCAGGATCTGCTGCTGTTCCATTCCTCCAAGGAGAAGAAACTGGTCAGTTTGGACGAATACGTGTCGAGAATGCCTGAGGATCAGAAATACATCTACTACGCTTCCGGCGAGTCCATCGAACGGATCGAGAAGCTGCCGCAGACCGAGTTGGTAGCCGATAAGGGCTATGAAATTTTGTATTTTACCGACGATATCGACGAATTCGCCATCAAAGTTCTTCTGAGCTACAAGGACAAAGAATTCAAATCCGTCTCCAGCGGCGATCTTGGCATCGATACGGAAGAGCAGGATAAAGCCGCGGAGAACGCGGATACCGAGAACAAGGATCTCTTTGAGGAGATGAAAGGGCTGCTCGGCGGCAAGGTTAAGAGCGTCAAAGCTTCCAAACGCCTCAAATCCCATCCGGTCTGCCTGTCCTCCGAAGGCGAGCTGACGATCGAGATGGAAAAAACGCTCCGGGCGATGCAGAACGCCGGCGATGTCCAGGCCGAGAAGGTGCTGGAGATCAACGTGAACCATGACGTCTTCAAGTCGCTGAAGGATGCGCAGAGCAAGGACAAGGAGAAGCTGGCGCTCTACACGAATCTGCTGTACAACCAGGCGCTGCTGATCGAAGGTCTGCCGGTTGGCGATCCGGTGGAGTTCACGAACGATATTTGCAAAATCATGGTGTAAAACATTTCTTTGAATTGAACAGCCGGCTGCAGGCGCTTAGCCAACAGTCGGCTGTTTTGCTTTACATACGCCCCTTCTTAACTGAAGGACGCACAGAACAAGGACAAGGAGAAGTTGGTTTGGCTTCTACGTAGTACCCTTCTTAAGGCAAGGTAGCCGAAGTGGCGGCCGTTGCGAGGAATGTTGCGCGGAATGCCTGCAGGTGTACATCTTTTTTTTCATAAGCTTCTCCGCCAAATCAAATACCTGCAAAGATGCATGTATTACTTTGCCATTCTCCTGATTCCGGCGTGTATGCATCCAATGCCTGCACGATCGCAGCTATTTCCTTCTTCCCAAGTAGAATCCGCGACAAAACCTGCAGGTTTGCAGGAAAACACAGGGCCCACCTAAACAGCCGATCCGCTAAGGGGGCCATGAGAATTAGACCAGGCGGAATTAGTAGCTTTGTGATAATTAGCAGCCAGCTAAAGCAAGAGAGGCTTAGGGTTTGACATATTTCTGGCAGCGGTGATACGCTCTCTTCAAAAGACATCGCGGCAGAAGGAGAATTCCCTATGGATGAACGGAATGTGATAGATCATGGGATTTTATCTAAGGAACTATTGCTTCTTCTTGCTCTGCTTGCTAAGGACAAAGTTGACGAGATGGCAGACCGGCAGCCGGAGATGTTCGCGGATATCGATTGGAAGGAGTTCATGCGGCTTGCCATGCATCATCGCGTGTATCCTTTTCTATATCCCAAACTCAGCCGTATGGCCGAAGGGAAGATTCCTTCCGGGCTCGTTCAGTGGCTCAAGCAAGAGTACTGCAATAATACCGTCCGGATGCTCCACCTCAGCGGCGAAATGGACAGGCTGGCCGATAAGCTGGCTGACGCGGGCATCCCGGCCCTTTTCCTGAAAGGACCGGTGCTGGCGCAGGCTTTGTACGGCGATATCTCGCTCCGTACATCCCGTGACCTCGATTTTATCGTCCCTTTGGACAAGCTGGCTGAAGCAGAAGCCCTACTCGTCCGGCTCGGCTACGTGGAGGAAATCGAATTCGAGACGATTCTGGGAGACTGGAAATGGAGACAGCATCACAGGACGTACAATCACCCCGACGTCAACATTAAGGCAGAGATCCACTGGAGGCTGAATCCGGCGCCTTCCAGAGAGCCGGGCTTCGGTGAACTGTGGGAGCGAAAGAGGACGAGCGATGCGTTGGGCCGTAATATTCATTATTTGGGGGCCGAGGATTTGTTCCTATTCCTGGCCGCTCACGGAGCCAGACACGGCTGGTCCAGATTGCGATGGCTGCTGGATATCAAGCAGCTGCTACTTCAGCGGCCGGACGGCGGGACATTGACCCGGCTTCTTCACCGCTACGGATATGACGATATCGGGGGCCAAGCCCTTTTACTAGCGACGGAAGTGCTTAAAGCGCCGGTTGATCCAGGCCTTTCACGTTTGATGGAAAGGCCGAAGGCCCGGCGTCTGGCGCGGCTTTCCATGTTCTACGTGGGGCGGATGGTCAATCTGCATAATCCGCCGCTGCCGCCTGAAGTAGAGCGGCATTACCGATATTATCAGCCGGCGATTTTATCGCGGGGGCAGCAGCTGGTGTACGCGCTCGGTTTTCTTTTTCCTTATGCGGCGGACGCGAAGACGCTGCCCTTGCCGAGGCCGCTGCACTTTCTTTACTTCGTTTTGCGGCCCTTTTTATGGACATGGAGAAAAGCCTTCGGCGAGGGCAAATGAGCCGCTCACTCACTAAAAACCTCCAGTTCTATAACCCGCTTTCGGCTCATACGCTGGAGCGGGTTATTTTTTTGCCTACATCTCCGGACCGAGGTCCGAATCGGCTTGCGGACGGTATGGGCCGGTTCGGCCTTCGGATTATAATAGAGATAAAGTGGTATTAAACGGATAGGGGAGGGGTACCGTTTGACGATTCTTGAGGTTAAGAAATTGAAAAAATCTTTCGGCGAGGTCAAGGCTGTTCAGGACATCAGCTTCACGGTGGAAGCGGGGGAGGTCTTTACGATTATCGGGCCGAACGGAGCGGGCAAGACGACAACCCTGGAGATGATCGAAGGCTTGCAGCCGCCGGATGCCGGCAGTATTTTCATTGCCGGATTGTCCTGGGACAAGAACGAGAGCGAAATCAAGACCCGGATCGGCGTACAGCCTCAGTCGAGCGCCTTGTTCGACCTGCTCACCGCCGAGGAAAATCTGGACTTGTTCGCTTCCTTTTACCCGAAGCGCAAATCGACCGCCGAGGTGCTGGAAATGATCAATCTGACCGAGCACCGGAACAAGCGGGTCAAATCACTGTCCGGCGGCCAGCGTCAGCGTCTGGCCATCGGCCTTGCGATGATCAATGACCCGCAGGTGATTTTTCTCGATGAGCCGACAACGGGACTCGACCCTCAGGCGCGCCGCAACATCTGGGACATTATTCTTCAATTGAAGCAGATGGGGACGACGATAATTTTGACGACGCACTACATGGAAGAGGCGGAGAAGCTGAGCGACCGCGTCTGCATCGTCGATCAGGGCACGGTGATCAGCCTCGACACGCCGGCGGCACTGATCGGCAAGCTGACGCGGGAACGGGAAGTACGGCTGTCTTTCTTTGATGGTGAAGCTGCGGCAGCGCGGACCGAGCAGGCGCTCCGGGACCTTCCGGAAATTGTACGGATGGAGCGGGACGGGGAGAACCTGACGCTCTGGTCGCCGGAGCCGGAGCAGGTGCTGTACGGGTTGCTTGGTTTCACCAAGGAGCAGGGTTATCGGGTCGAGCATGTGTCCATTCGCGAAATGAGCCTTGAAGATGTCTTTATTGCCTTCACGGGCAAGGAATGGAGGGATTGATCATGAACGCAGGCACCCAGCTGAAGAAATTATTTATTGCTCAACTGAAGACGATGTTCCGCGAGAAGGCGGTCTGGTTTTGGAATTTATTTTTCCCGGTTATTCTCATGGTGCTGTTTATGGTTATTTTGGGCGGAGGCGGGGACGGCGGAGACTTCAAAGCGAAGGTGGCGCTGGTTAAGCCGGTATCGACCGCGGCCAGCGATTCTCTGGAGGCCGGACTGAGGAAGATTCCGGTCTTCGAGTGGAAGTCGGGGGAGGCCGTCGATGGCACCCAGGCCGATAAGTTGGTAAAGGGCAAGGATGTTGACGCGGCCATCGTTCTGCCGGAGAACGGCAGCGGCGGCGATATCCGCCTGATCGTCAATGCCGAGAATGAGAGCAACGCCACCACCCAAGCGATCCGGGGCATTCTGGACCGATATGTTCAGGAAGCCAGCTTTGCGGCGGCGGGAGTCGAACCGGCTTTCCGGCTGCAGACGTCGTCGGTGTCGAGCGGCAGCAAGGATATCAGCAGCGCGGACTTCCTTCTGACCGGCTTGATTTCCCTGTCCATCGCCCAGGCCGGACTGTTCGGGATGGTCGACATGGTTGAAATCCGCAGATCCGGCCTGCTCAAGCGGCTGCGCATGACCCCGATGCGGATGGGGCTGTACGGCCTTGGCGGCATGCTGGTCCGCTTCGTGCTCAGCTTCGTGCAGATTGTCCTGCTGACCGTTATCGGTGTCTTCGGGTTCGGCGCGAATCTGCATCTGAATCTGCCGGTGCTGATTATCGCCTTCTTCATCGGAGTTCTGGCCTTCAACGCCCTTGGTTATCTGATCTCTTCCTTCAGCAAATCCCTGGAATCCTACATGGGTGTGGCGAACATCACCAGTTTCCTGATGATGTTCATCAGCGGCGTCTTCTTCTCCACCAGCAGCCTGCCCGATTGGCTGAAGCCAGTCACCCGGGTGCTGCCGCTGACCTATTTCGTCGAAGGCATGCGGGACGGCATGGTTTACGGCTCCGGCCTGTTTAACGCCGCGTTCTGGAGCGGCATCGGCATCCTCACCCTGTGGGGAGCGGCGGCGTTCGCCCTCGGGGCACTGATTTACCGGAAGGCTAAGGTGGAGGTGCGGTAGAGGTTGCGGCAGCGGTTGAACGGTTAAGAGAAGGACCATACATGGACGGGTGGCTGTTCCTTTAATGGGTAGCCGCCTTTTTTTGTTGTCCAGAGAGCAGGCTGTATATGTCTTTCCACGGTCAATGTTGAGTCCGGCTCCCGACTAGGCTAAAATATCCCTATCACAACATTGATTACAGAAGGGAATTGTGCCGTTTGAGTAATGAAGAAATGAACGTTGAGAAAGTAAGCGCCGAAACAGCGGATAGCGGACTCCCTGAGAATTACGCGGAATTGAAAAAGGAGGCAGGCCGCTCTGCAGATTGGAGAGCCCGTCTGTCCGCGGTCGAGGAGCTGGGGAATTACCCTCACCGGCAGGTTATTGATATTCTGACGCGCCTGGCCGAAAGCGATCCGGTCTATACTGTGCAGGAAGCGGCTTACCTGAAGCTTAAAGCATTCGGCGAGAATGTGGCGGCGCCTTCCAAGAACAAGCCCGAGCTGTTCAAAGGCATCACCAAAATTCTGCTGCGAATCAAGAAAAGCCTTCCCCGGAACCATACGTATGAAGAGTTCAAGGAAAAGCTGAAGAAGATGCGGATCGACGTGTACGACGCCTATGAAGGCGAGAAGGGCGAAGACTTCGACAAGTGGCTGGAGAGCAAGTGGTCTTCGGTAAAATAACTTGGCCAGTCCCAAAATAGGGACGAGCCGACAGTGAAGGAGCAGCTCCGGCCTGCGGTTAGGCTGGGGATGTGCTCTTTTTTGTTATCTATATGATCTTAAAAAAGGAGGGCACTGCCATGATTCTCGTCAGTGCTTGCCTTGCCGGTGTCGAGTGCCGGTATGACGGCTCGCATAATGTGCAGGAGAAAATTAGGCAATTGGCCCGTGAGAACAAGGTTGTGCTTGTCTGCCCCGAAGTGTTCGGCGGTTGTCCCACGCCGCGCGAGCCGGCCGAGATTGTGGGAGGAACCGGTGAAGATGTTTTGAAAGGACGAGCCAAGGTCATTGACCGGTCCGGAAAGGATGTTACCGGGCTCTTCATAGCGGGGGCCTATAAAGCGCTGGAAACCGCGCGGGAGCATCAGGCTACACTCATTGTACTAAAAGAAAACAGTCCTTCCTGCGGCAGCAGCATGATTTATGACGGCCGGTTTGCGGGCCATAAAATCCCCGGAGAGGGTGTAACGGCCGCTTTGCTGCGGCGGGAAGGTTTCAAGGTTGTTTCGGAGAACGAGTTTGCGTCGGGAGAATATGATGCCTGGTAACCGCTCCTTCTCCGGGTTCATTCGAGCATTTTAAGCGGCTTACCATACATGAAGCAAAAGCGCCCCGGTCATCCATGCCCGGGGCCCTCTTTTTACGTAAGTCCATTACAATTGTGATTGCCGTATTTTGGCGCTTAAGCCATGGGCGGGATGCTATTTGTTCGTGCTGTGCTGCTTGTTCTGGAGCTTGCTGCCTTCATTGCCTTTTGCCCGGTGCTTGTTTTTCTCGTCTTTTTTCTGAGTGTCGTGCAGCTTTTCCACAAATTCATGGGTGCTATCCATGGTTGTCCTCCTTTAGGCGATATGCATGGTATTAATGTAACCCGTTTACCTGTAAACCATGTGCTTTAAACGATCCGGGTAGGTCATTTTGGTCCTTCTGAATCTTTTTCTAGTAAATGGTATGATAGAGAGACAAGAAACAATAGATTCGGCAGGAAGGGAAAATAGGGATATGGAACTTGTTTTTGTATACGGTACGTTGCGGCAAGGTGAGGTAAATCATCATTTAATGAGCGGCGCACGGTTGATCGCGCGTATGGCGCAGATCCAGGGAGTGTTAATGGATACGGGGCGGGGCTACCCGGCTGTAGTACAGGAAGACTCTGGCGTTGTGGCGGGCGAGCTGTATGAAGTATCGGCGGAGATGCTGGCAAGGCTGGATGAGCTCGAGGATTTTTACGGCCCGGAGAACCCGGCAAATGAATATGAGCGAATCAGAACGGCTGTGACGACGGACAGCGGACAACGGGAAGCATGGGTATATGTATATATGAAGCGGGAGCATGACGTCATTGCCCAGGGAGACTGGAAGCTGCATTTGCTAAGGCAGAATTCCCATGTGCTTTATTTTGCCTATGGTAGCTGCATGGACTTGGAAAGAATCACACTGGCAGGAGCGGCAGAATGGTTTGTGGATGTGAGAGGCCGCGGGGTAGCGGACGGGTTCAATCTTCAGTTTACCTACCGGGCCAAGGATGGCGGCCGTGCCGATCTGGTGGAGGACGGGGGCAGAGTGGAGGGCAAGCTGTACAGGATACCGACTGAATGTCTGGACAAGTACCTGTATCTCCGGGAAGGCGTGAACAGCGGAATGTATCGACCGGCGGTTCTAAGTGTCCAGTGCGAAGACGGAAGTGTGCAGGATGCGGTGACGTTCCTGGTTGTGTACAAAAATCCCGAGATGTCCCCGCCGGGACACTATATGCGGGAAATTTTGCGTGGAGCGCGCCCGATTGTCTCTTTAGAATATTATGGGGAGCTGGAAGAGCGGTTCTGGACGAGCTATGGATTTCGGCTGGAGGAGTAATTAAAGGTCCTGAAACAATATTTAAAATAATGCTTGCATTAGTTTCGTGTCCATGGTATATTCTAATTCCGGCCAAGAAATACGGGCTCTGCTTCAAAAAAAGAATTAAAAAAAGAGCTTGCATTAAACGGTCGGATATGATATATTATAAAAGTTGCTGCTGATGAGAAGTTGAGCGGCGGCAAAGAAGTTTGATCTTTGAAAACTGAACAACGAGTGAGTATTAAATGAGAAGAAATTCTCGTCAGTTTGTTTGATTGAGCTATCGGCTCTACCTTTTTGGAGAGTTTGATCCTGGCTCAGGACGAACGCTGGCGGCGTGCCTAATACATGCAAGTCGAGCGGAGTTGTGAGAGAGCTTGCTCTCGATCAACTTAGCGGCGGACGGGTGAGTAACACGTAGGCAACCTGCCCCTTGGACTGGGATAACTACCGGAAACGGTAGCTAATACCGGATAAGACCTTCTGGTGCATACCGGAAGGCGGAAAGGCGGAGCAATCTGTCACCAGGGGATGGGCCTGCGGCGCATTAGCTAGTTGGTGGGGTAACGGCTCACCAAGGCGACGATGCGTAGCCGACCTGAGAGGGTGAACGGCCACACTGGGACTGAGACACGGCCCAGACTCCTACGGGAGGCAGCAGTAGGGAATCTTCCGCAATGGGCGAAAGCCTGACGGAGCAACGCCGCGTGAGTGATGAAGGTTTTCGGATCGTAAAGCTCTGTTGCCAGGGAAGAACGTTCTTAAGAGTAACTGCTTAAGAAGTGACGGTACCTGAGAAGAAAGCCCCGGCTAACTACGTGCCAGCAGCCGCGGTAATACGTAGGGGGCAAGCGTTGTCCGGAATTATTGGGCGTAAAGCGCGCGCAGGCGGCTGTTTAAGTCTGGTGTTTAAACCATGGGCTCAACCTGTGGTCGCACTGGAAACTGGGCAGCTTGAGTGCAGAAGAGGAAAGTGGAATTCCACGTGTAGCGGTGAAATGCGTAGAGATGTGGAGGAACACCAGTGGCGAAGGCGACTTTCTGGGCTGTAACTGACGCTGAGGCGCGAAAGCGTGGGGAGCAAACAGGATTAGATACCCTGGTAGTCCACGCCGTAAACGATGAGTGCTAGGTGTTAGGGGTTTCGATACCCTTGGTGCCGAAGTTAACACAGTAAGCACTCCGCCTGGGGAGTACGGTCGCAAGACTGAAACTCAAAGGAATTGACGGGGACCCGCACAAGCAGTGGAGTATGTGGTTTAATTCGAAGCAACGCGAAGAACCTTACCAGGTCTTGACATCCCTCTGACCGGACTAGAGATAGTCCTTTCCTTCGGGACAGAGGAGACAGGTGGTGCATGGTTGTCGTCAGCTCGTGTCGTGAGATGTTGGGTTAAGTCCCGCAACGAGCGCAACCCTTGACTTTAGTTGCCAGCAGGTAAAGCTGGGCACTCTAGAGTGACTGCCGGTGACAAACCGGAGGAAGGTGGGGATGACGTCAAATCATCATGCCCCTTATGACCTGGGCTACACACGTACTACAATGGCCGGTACAACGGGAAGCGAAGCCGCGAGGCGGAGCCAATCTTATAAAGCCGGTCTCAGTTCGGATTGCAGGCTGCAACTCGCCTGCATGAAGTCGGAATTGCTAGTAATCGCGGATCAGCATGCCGCGGTGAATACGTTCCCGGGTCTTGTACACACCGCCCGTCACACCACGAGAGTTTACAACACCCGAAGTCGGTGGGGTAACCCGCAAGGGAGCCAGCCGCCGAAGGTGGGGTAGATGATTGGGGTGAAGTCGTAACAAGGTAGCCGTATCGGAAGGTGCGGCTGGATCACCTCCTTTCTATGGAGAATCGTTTCCCGCAGCGGAAACATTCAAATCTTAAATCTAGCCATTCTGGCTAGTTGCTCACTCGTTGGTCAGTTTTGAGAGTTCAAACTCTCAACTTGATCCTTGAAAACTGGATACCGAAACGAAAATTGCGTTTTAGAACATCTTTTAGCTGAACTTGTGTCAAGCGATTGATCAAGTGAAGTAAGTGATGCTTAGAGCGAAAGTTTGATTCGTCAAACTGGAGCGTTGGTTAAGCTATTAAGAGCACACGGAGGATGCCTAGGCGCCAGGAGCCGACGAAGGACGTGGCGAACAACGAAAAGGCCTCGGGGAGCTGTAAGCAAGCTTTGATCCGGGGGTGTCCGAATGGGGAAACCCGGCTGTGGTAATGCACAGTCACTTCCATCTGAATTCATAGGGTGGTTAGAGGCAGACCAGGGGAACTGAAACATCTAAGTACCCTGAGGAAGAGAAAACAAGAGTGATTCCGTCAGTAGCGGCGAGCGAACGCGGAACAGCCTAAACCAGGGAGCTTGCTCCCTGGGGTTGTGGGACGTCTCACATGGAGTTACAAAGGAATCGAGTAAACGAAGAGGTCTGGAAAGGCCCGCCAAAGAAGGTAAAAGCCCTGTACTTGAAATTCTATTCCCTCCGAGACGGATCCCGAGTAGTGCGGGGCACGTGAAACCCCGTATGAATCCGGCAGGACCATCTGCCAAGGCTAAATACTCCCTGGCGACCGATAGTGAAACAGTACCGTGAGGGAAAGGTGAAAAGCACCCCGGAAGGGGAGTGAAACAGTACCTGAAACCGTGTGCTTACAAGAAGTCAGAGCCCATTTTAGGGGTGATGGCGTGCCTTTTGTAGAATGAACCGGCGAGTTACGTTTAACGTGCAAGGTTAAGGCGAGGAGCCGGAGCCGCAGCGAAAGCGAGTCTGAATAGGGCGACTAAGTACGTGGACGTAGACCCGAAACCGTGTGATCTACCCCTGTCCAGGGTGAAGGTGCGGTAACACGCACTGGAGGCCCGAACCCACGAACGTTGAAAAGTTCGGGGATGAGGTGGGGGTAGCGGAGAAATTCCAATCGAACTCGGAGATAGCTGGTTCTCCCCGAAATAGCTTTAGGGCTAGCCTCGGAATATGGAGTCGTGGAGGTAGAGCACTGATTGGGTGCGGGGCCCGCAAGGGTTACCAAGCTCAGTCAAACTCCGAATGCCATCGACTTATCGTCCGGGAGTCAGACAGTGAGTGCTAAGATCCATTGTCAAAAGGGAAACAGCCCAGACCATCAGCTAAGGTCCCCAAGTGTGTGTTAAGTGGGAAAGGATGTGGAGTTGCACAGACAACCAGGATGTTGGCTTAGAAGCAGCCACCATTTAAAGAGTGCGTAATAGCTCACTGGTCGAGTGACTCTGCGCCGAAAATGTAACGGGGCTAAACACACCACCGAAGCTATGGCTTGATGCTTTGCATCAGGGGTAGGGGAGCGTTGTATGCGGGTTGAAGGTTGATCGTGAGGACAGCTGGACTGCATACAAGTGAGAATGCCGGTATGAGTAACGAAAAGATCAGTGAGAATCTGATCCGCCGAAAGCCCAAGGTTTCCTGAGGAAGGCTCGTCCGCTCAGGGTAAGTCGGGACCTAAGGCGAGGCCGACAGGCGTAGTCGAAGGACAACAGGTTGATATTCCTGTACCACCGTAATCCGTTATGAGCGATGGGGGGACGCAGGAGGGTAGTGACGCGGACTGATGGATGTCCGTCCAAGCAGTGAGGCTGGTGTGTAGGCAAATCCGCACACTTTTAAGGCCAGGCTGTGATGGGGAGCGAAAATTACAGTAGCGAAGGTCATGATCTCACACTGCCAAGAAAAGCCTCTAGCCAGGAGAAGGTGCCCGTACCGCAAACCGACACAGGTAGGCGAGAAGAGAATTCTAAGGCGCGCGGAAGAACTCTCGTTAAGGAACTCGGCAAAATGACCCCGTAACTTCGGGAGAAGGGGTGCCTCGGTAGGGTGAATAGCCCGAGGGGGCCGCAGTGAAAAGGCCCAAGCGACTGTTTACCAAAAACACAGGTCTGTGCGAAGCCGCAAGGCGAAGTATACGGGCTGACGCCTGCCCGGTGCTGGAAGGTTAAGGGGAGCGGTTAGGGGTTAAACCCGAAGCTGTGAACCGAAGCCCCAGTAAACGGCGGCCGTAACTATAACGGTCCTAAGGTAGCGAAATTCCTTGTCAGGTAAATTCTGACCCGCACGAATGGCGTAACGACTTGGGCGCTGTCTCAACGAGAGATCCGGTGAAATTTTAATACCTGTGAAGATGCAGGTTACCCGCGACAAGACGGAAAGACCCCATGGAGCTTTACTGCAGCTTGATATTGAACTTGGGTACGATCTGTACAGGATAGGTGGGAGCCTTGGAAGCCGGAGCGCCAGCTTCGGTGGAGGCGACGTTGGGATACCACCCTGATCGTATCTAGGTTCTAACCTGGTACCCTAAACGGGTACGGGGACCGTGTCAGGCGGGCAGTTTGACTGGGGCGGTCGCCTCCTAAAGCGTAACGGAGGCGTCCCAAGGTTCCCTCAGAATGGTTGGAAATCATTCGAAGAGTGCAAAGGCAGAAGGGAGCTTGACTGCGAGACCTACAAGTCGAGCAGGGACGAAAGTCGGGCTTAGTGATCCGGTGGTACCGCATGGAAGGGCCATCGCTCAACGGATAAAAGCTACCCTGGGGATAACAGGCTTATCTCCCCCAAGAGTCCACATCGACGGGGAGGTTTGGCACCTCGATGTCGGCTCATCGCATCCTGGGGCTGAAGTAGGTCCCAAGGGTTGGGCTGTTCGCCCATTAAAGCGGTACGCGAGCTGGGTTCAGAACGTCGTGAGACAGTTCGGTCCCTATCTGTCGTGGGCGTAGGAAATTTGAGAGGAGCTGTCCTTAGTACGAGAGGACCGGGATGGACGTACCGCTGGTGCACCAGTTGTTCCGCCAGGAGCATGGCTGGGTAGCTACGTACGGACGGGATAAGCGCTGAAAGCATCTAAGCGTGAAGCCCCCCTCAAGATGAGATTTCCCAGTATGTAAGACCCCTTGAAGACGACGAGGTAGATAGGTTGGAGGTGGAAGTGCAGCAATGCATGGAGCTGACCAATACTAATCGGTCGAGGGCTTATCCAAAATAACGCAATGTTTCGTTTCGATCCAGTTTTCAGGTGATCAAGCCTGCCGTTTGGTGGCGATGGCGGAGGGGTTCCACGCGTACCCATCCCGAACACGACCGTTAAGCCCTCCAGCGCCGATGGTACTTGGACCGAAGGGTCCTGGGAGAGTAGGACGCCGCCAAGCGGACAACCATATATTTCGTTGTGATATTTATGCTCGCAGCGTTTACATATTACCCAAAAGGGCCCTTAGCTCAGCTGGTTAGAGCGCACCCCTGATAAGGGTGAGGTCGGTGGTTCGAGTCCACTAGGGCCCACCATGATCCCTGATAGCTCAGTTGGTAGAGCACTCGACTGTTAATCGAGTTGTCACAGGTTCGAGTCCTGTTCGGGGAGTTACCGCTCCGGAAAGCAGTGGATGGACAGAAATGTTATTTGCCCGCTTTCCGGTGTACCTTTCATATCATGGAGAGGTGTCCGAGTTGGCCGAAGGAGCACGATTGGAAATCGTGTAGGCGTCAAAAGCGTCTCGAGGGTTCGAATCCCTCTCTCTCCGTTGGATTCCATCGGATAAGATAATGATTGTAACTTTTAGCATGGCCCGTTGGTCAAGGGGTTAAGACACCTCCCTTTCACGGAGGTAACAGGGGTTCGAATCCCCTACGGGTCACCATTTTCTTCTTAGCCGGGGATGAGAATCCCAAATGGTTCGTCGGAGCATTGGCATCGTTTGGAATACATCGCAGTCGACTCGCTTGCGAGGCGTATCCCCTACGGGTCACCATTTTCTTAATCATGTGGAGGCTTAGCTCAGCTGGGAGAGCATCTGCCTTACAAGCAGAGGGTCGGGGGTTCGATCCCCTCAGCCTCCACCATAATTCAATACTTTTATTACTGACGCGGGGTGGAGCAGCTCGGTAGCTCGTCGGGCTCATAACCCGAAGGTCGCAGGTTCAAATCCTGCCCCCGCAACCAAATCTTCTTAATAAGAAGTGCCTCATGGAACCGTGGTGTAGAGGCCTAACATGCCTGCCTGTCACGCAGGAGATCGCGGGTTCGAATCCCGTCGGTTCCGCCATTGATTTA encodes:
- the htpG gene encoding molecular chaperone HtpG — its product is MVKKQFQAESKRLLEMMINSIYSQREIFLRELISNSSDAIDKIYYKALTDDTLTFNKEDYFIRITADKENRTLIVSDTGIGMTQEELENNLGVIAKSGSLAFKKENEAKDGHNIIGQFGVGFYSAFMVADSITVISRALGSDTAFKWESEGADGYTIEPTDKASIGTEIILKIKENTEEDNYDEYLEEYRLRSIIKKYSDFIRYPIKMDVTRSVPKEGAENEYEEITEEQTVNSMVPIWRKNKSELKDEDYENFYQEKRYGFDKPLKHIHISADGAVVYNAILFIPENTPFDYYTKEYEKGLELYSNGVLIMNKCADLLPDYFSFVKGMVDSEDLSLNISRELLQHDRQLSLIAKNIKNKIKSALLSLLKDEREKYEKFFGAFGRGLKFGVYNDYGMNKDTLQDLLLFHSSKEKKLVSLDEYVSRMPEDQKYIYYASGESIERIEKLPQTELVADKGYEILYFTDDIDEFAIKVLLSYKDKEFKSVSSGDLGIDTEEQDKAAENADTENKDLFEEMKGLLGGKVKSVKASKRLKSHPVCLSSEGELTIEMEKTLRAMQNAGDVQAEKVLEINVNHDVFKSLKDAQSKDKEKLALYTNLLYNQALLIEGLPVGDPVEFTNDICKIMV
- a CDS encoding nucleotidyltransferase domain-containing protein; this encodes MDERNVIDHGILSKELLLLLALLAKDKVDEMADRQPEMFADIDWKEFMRLAMHHRVYPFLYPKLSRMAEGKIPSGLVQWLKQEYCNNTVRMLHLSGEMDRLADKLADAGIPALFLKGPVLAQALYGDISLRTSRDLDFIVPLDKLAEAEALLVRLGYVEEIEFETILGDWKWRQHHRTYNHPDVNIKAEIHWRLNPAPSREPGFGELWERKRTSDALGRNIHYLGAEDLFLFLAAHGARHGWSRLRWLLDIKQLLLQRPDGGTLTRLLHRYGYDDIGGQALLLATEVLKAPVDPGLSRLMERPKARRLARLSMFYVGRMVNLHNPPLPPEVERHYRYYQPAILSRGQQLVYALGFLFPYAADAKTLPLPRPLHFLYFVLRPFLWTWRKAFGEGK
- a CDS encoding ABC transporter ATP-binding protein, producing the protein MTILEVKKLKKSFGEVKAVQDISFTVEAGEVFTIIGPNGAGKTTTLEMIEGLQPPDAGSIFIAGLSWDKNESEIKTRIGVQPQSSALFDLLTAEENLDLFASFYPKRKSTAEVLEMINLTEHRNKRVKSLSGGQRQRLAIGLAMINDPQVIFLDEPTTGLDPQARRNIWDIILQLKQMGTTIILTTHYMEEAEKLSDRVCIVDQGTVISLDTPAALIGKLTREREVRLSFFDGEAAAARTEQALRDLPEIVRMERDGENLTLWSPEPEQVLYGLLGFTKEQGYRVEHVSIREMSLEDVFIAFTGKEWRD
- a CDS encoding ABC transporter permease; translated protein: MNAGTQLKKLFIAQLKTMFREKAVWFWNLFFPVILMVLFMVILGGGGDGGDFKAKVALVKPVSTAASDSLEAGLRKIPVFEWKSGEAVDGTQADKLVKGKDVDAAIVLPENGSGGDIRLIVNAENESNATTQAIRGILDRYVQEASFAAAGVEPAFRLQTSSVSSGSKDISSADFLLTGLISLSIAQAGLFGMVDMVEIRRSGLLKRLRMTPMRMGLYGLGGMLVRFVLSFVQIVLLTVIGVFGFGANLHLNLPVLIIAFFIGVLAFNALGYLISSFSKSLESYMGVANITSFLMMFISGVFFSTSSLPDWLKPVTRVLPLTYFVEGMRDGMVYGSGLFNAAFWSGIGILTLWGAAAFALGALIYRKAKVEVR
- a CDS encoding HEAT repeat domain-containing protein — translated: MNVEKVSAETADSGLPENYAELKKEAGRSADWRARLSAVEELGNYPHRQVIDILTRLAESDPVYTVQEAAYLKLKAFGENVAAPSKNKPELFKGITKILLRIKKSLPRNHTYEEFKEKLKKMRIDVYDAYEGEKGEDFDKWLESKWSSVK